A stretch of Phoenix dactylifera cultivar Barhee BC4 chromosome 16, palm_55x_up_171113_PBpolish2nd_filt_p, whole genome shotgun sequence DNA encodes these proteins:
- the LOC103703712 gene encoding cationic amino acid transporter 1-like, which yields MRAGGDGGGGDTAAKRRGCSCTKEDFLPEKSFESWASYGQALRETGSRLRDRVTARSLDETELHEVRARSGHEMKKNLSWWDLIWFGIGAVIGAGIFVLTGQEANKEAGPAVVLSYVISGISAMLSVFCYTEFAVEIPVAGGSFAYLRVELGDFMAFIAAGNILLEYVIGGAAVARSWTSYFATLLNHKPNDFRIHASALAADYNRLDPIAVVVITAVCLAAVLSTKATSRFNYIASIIHVAIILFIVVAGLTKADVANYTPFAPYGPRGIFSASAVLFFAYVGFDAVSTMAEETRNPAKDIPIGLVGAMTVTTLAYCILAVTLCLMQPYSNIDIDAPFSVAFQAVGMDWAKYIVAFGALKGMTTVLLVSAVGQARYLTHIARTHMVPPWLAQVHGKTGTPINATIVMLCATAIIAFFTNLSILSNLLSISTLFIFMLVAVALLVRRYYVSGETSDSNRNKLIACIVLILASSIAMAAYWGVSEKGWIGYVVTVPIWFLSTLFLHLAVPRARKPRLWGVPMVPWLPSASIAINIFLLGSIDRDSFARFGVWTALLLIYYLFLGLHASYDTAMMAKSTAGPTKRLEEGNDGQ from the exons ATGCGAgccggcggcgacggcggcggcggcgacacGGCTGCGAAGAGACGAGGGTGCTCGTGCACCAAAGAAGACTTCCTTCCGGAGAAGTCTTTCGAGAGCTGGGCTAGCTACGGGCAGGCGCTCCGGGAGACCGGCAGCCGGCTCCGGGACCGGGTGACGGCCCGGTCGCTGGACGAGACGGAGCTGCACGAGGTGCGGGCGAGGAGCGGGCACGAGATGAAGAAGAATCTCTCCTGGTGGGATCTCATCTGGTTCGGCATCGGCGCTGTCATCGGTGCCGGAATCTTCGTGCTCACCGGCCAGGAAGCCAACAAAGAGGCCGGCCCTGCCGTCGTCCTCTCCTACGTGATCTCCGGGATCTCCGCCATGCTATCCGTCTTCTGTTACACCGAGTTTGCTGTTGAGATCCCGGTTGCAG GTGGTTCTTTCGCCTACCTCCGGGTGGAGCTGGGCGACTTCATGGCGTTCATCGCAGCCGGCAACATCCTCCTCGAGTACGTCATCGGTGGTGCTGCTGTCGCCCGCTCTTGGACCTCCTACTTCGCCACTCTCCTCAACCACAAACCCAACGACTTCCGCATCCACGCCTCCGCCCTCGCCGCCGACTACAACCGCCTCGACCCCATCGCCGTCGTCGTCATCACCGCCGTCTGCCTCGCCGCCGTCCTCAGCACCAAGGCCACGTCCCGCTTCAACTACATCGCCTCCATCATCCACGTggccatcatcctcttcatcgtcGTCGCCGGTCTCACCAAGGCCGACGTCGCCAACTACACCCCCTTCGCCCCCTACGGCCCCCGCGGCATCTTCTCGGCCTCCGCCGTGCTCTTCTTCGCATACGTCGGCTTCGACGCCGTCTCCACCATGGCCGAGGAGACCAGGAACCCTGCCAAGGACATCCCCATCGGCCTTGTCGGTGCCATGACCGTCACCACCCTCGCCTACTGCATCCTTGCCGTCACGCTCTGCCTGATGCAGCCGTACAGCAACATCGATATCGACGCGCCGTTCTCCGTCGCATTCCAGGCCGTCGGAATGGACTGGGCCAAGTACATCGTCGCCTTCGGGGCGCTCAAGGGCATGACGACGGTCCTCCTCGTGTCGGCCGTCGGCCAGGCGCGGTACCTCACCCACATCGCTCGCACCCACATGGTTCCGCCATGGCTGGCGCAGGTGCACGGCAAGACCGGCACTCCGATCAACGCCACCATCGTCATGCTCTGCGCGACCGCCATCATCGCCTTCTTCACCAATCTAAGCATCCTGTCCAACCTCCTATCAATCTCCACGCTGTTCATCTTCATGCTCGTCGCCGTGGCTCTTCTCGTCCGCCGCTACTACGTGAGCGGCGAGACCTCCGACTCCAACCGGAATAAGCTGATTGCTTGCATTGTGCTCATACTGGCATCATCCATTGCGATGGCGGCCTACTGGGGAGTGAGCGAGAAGGGGTGGATTGGGTACGTGGTGACGGTGCCGATATGGTTCCTGTCGACGTTGTTCCTGCATCTGGCCGTGCCCAGGGCGAGGAAGCCGAGGCTGTGGGGGGTGCCGATGGTGCCATGGCTGCCGTCGGCGTCGATCGCGATCAATATATTCCTGCTGGGATCGATCGACAGGGATTCGTTCGCGAGGTTTGGAGTCTGGACGGCACTCCTGCTGATATATTACTTGTTTCTTGGCCTCCATGCGTCCTACGACACGGCGATGATGGCCAAAAGCACCGCAGGGCCGACGAAGAGGTTGGAGGAGGGGAACGATGGGCAGTAG
- the LOC103703644 gene encoding pentatricopeptide repeat-containing protein At1g14470 produces the protein MSHLTLASSRVKTFDHLRQLHAQLILHSLHGESHWLTLLLTRCARIQAPLPYARLLFESIPHPTARAFATMFKHCSQLGTHEDVAALFARMSSLAVTPDASLYPILIKWLGSDAISLHARILKLGHASDRYVRNAIMNFYAHHGSVETAERLFDEMPERTVVDWNSMLSAYWKWDCRKEALRMFDSMPDRNIISWTVMVSGLSRVGEFDVARRFFDEMPERSIVSWNAMLSGYTQNGQAEEALRLFDRMMGVGIQPNETTWVVVITACSMKGDLRFAESLVGSLIERNANLNCFIKTALIDMYASCRSLAKARKIFYEMEDQNLVSWNAMIAAYTREGDLSAAKELFDVMPARDVVSWNSMISGYAQNGQWSPAIELFKEMAIVKGLKPDEVTMSSIIAACGHLGALEFGRWLVCYISENQIRLNISGYNALIFMYSRCGSIEDARRVFREMSKRDVFSYNSLISGLASIGEGLEVLKLMENMEEERIEPDNITYLGILTGCSHAGLLLEGCRVFEMIESPTVDHYACKVDLLGRAGRLDEAKRVIDGMPLKPHAGVYGALLNACRIHKRVKLAEFAARELFKLEPENSGNYVLLSNIYASAGRWGDGESVREIMRKRGVDKMIGCSWVEFGGKVHQFVAGDRSHCQSEEIHEMLKEVGRKMRALGYIAEESLSLEVS, from the coding sequence ATGTCCCACCTTACTTTAGCGTCCTCCCGAGTTAAAACCTTCGACCACCTCAGACAGCTCCATGCCCAGCTCATCCTCCACTCCCTCCATGGCGAGAGCCACTGGCTCACGCTCCTCCTCACCCGCTGCGCCCGTATCCAGGCCCCTCTGCCCTATGCCCGCCTCCTGTTTGAGTCTATTCCACACCCGACCGCCCGCGCATTCGCCACGATGTTCAAACACTGCTCCCAACTGGGGACGCACGAAGACGTGGCCGCCCTCTTCGCTCGTATGTCTAGCCTTGCCGTGACGCCTGACGCTTCTCTCTATCCCATTTTAATCAAATGGTTGGGCAGCGATGCAATTTCACTCCACGCCCGTATTTTGAAGCTGGGACATGCATCTGACCGCTACGTCCGGAATGCGATCATGAATTTCTATGCCCATCATGGTTCTGTCGAGACGGCCGAAAGGTTGTTTGATGAAATGCCCGAGAGAACGGTCGTTGATTGGAATTCCATGCTCTCGGCATATTGGAAGTGGGACTGCAGAAAGGAGGCGCTGCGAATGTTTGATTCCATGCCGGACCGCAACATAATTTCTTGGACCGTGATGGTCAGTGGGCTGTCGAGGGTTGGAGAATTCGACGTGGCACGGAGGTTCTTCGATGAAATGCCTGAGAGGAGCATTGTCTCATGGAATGCGATGCTTTCGGGCTACACCCAGAATGGGCAGGCGGAGGAAGCGTTGAGATTGTTCGACCGAATGATGGGTGTGGGAATTCAGCCCAACGAGACAACATGGGTCGTGGTCATCACAGCATGCTCGATGAAGGGTGACCTTAGATTTGCCGAATCCTTGGTTGGATCGCTTATAGAGAGAAATGCGAATCTGAATTGTTTCATCAAGACGGCGCTCATAGATATGTATGCAAGCTGCCGGAGTTTGGCGAAGGCAAGGAAGATTTTTTATGagatggaggatcagaatttgGTGTCTTGGAATGCTATGATTGCTGCATACACAAGGGAAGGTGATCTCTCAGCAGCAAAGGAGCTCTTTGACGTGATGCCGGCAAGGGATGTGGTCTCGTGGAACTCCATGATCTCTGGGTATGCACAAAATGGACAGTGGAGTCCGGCAATCGAGCTTTTCAAAGAGATGGCAATTGTGAAGGGCTTGAAACCGGATGAAGTAACGATGTCTAGCATCATTGCAGCTTGTGGGCATTTGGGGGCTCTTGAGTTTGGCAGATGGCTAGTTTGTTATATCAGCGAAAACCAGATTAGATTAAACATTTCAGGGTATAATGCTCTTATCTTCATGTACTCGAGGTGTGGAAGCATAGAGGATGCTAGGAGAGTTTTTCGAGAAATGTCGAAGAGGGATGTATTTTCTTACAATTCATTGATCTCAGGCTTGGCGTCTATTGGCGAAGGGCTTGAGGTTCTTAAATTGATGGAGAATATGGAGGAAGAACGCATCGAACCGGATAATATAACGTATCTTGGCATCTTAACTGGTTGTAGCCATGCAGGACTGCTGCTTGAAGGCTGCAGGGTGTTCGAGATGATCGAAAGCCCAACCGTTGATCACTATGCTTGTAAGGTGGATCTATTGGGTCGAGCTGGCCGATTGGATGAAGCAAAGAGAGTGATAGATGGCATGCCACTAAAGCCACATGCAGGAGTCTATGGGGCTCTCCTCAATGCATGCCGAATCCACAAAAGGGTCAAACTAGCAGAGTTTGCAGCTCGAGAGCTCTTCAAGCTTGAACCAGAGAATTCAGGCAACTATGTATTGCTTTCTAACATCTATGCTTCGGCAGGGAGATGGGGAGATGGGGAGAGTGTTAGGGAAATTATGAGAAAAAGAGGTGTTGATAAAATGATAGGGTGTAGCTGGGTGGAATTTGGTGGTAAAGTGCACCAGTTTGTAGCTGGTGATAGGTCACACTGTCAGTCAGAGGAGATACACGAGATGTTGAAAGAGGTAGGAAGGAAGATGAGGGCATTGGGGTATATAGCTGAAGAGAGTTTGTCTCTTGAGGTAagttga